The following proteins come from a genomic window of Diprion similis isolate iyDipSimi1 chromosome 8, iyDipSimi1.1, whole genome shotgun sequence:
- the LOC124409443 gene encoding prolyl 3-hydroxylase OGFOD1, producing MDENVAETDAMEPVAKRFKSSIISKHVESTEFQKLFADHWHGSKPVKTDTIEIITEPYRICKISNVLAENTFVSKIKDELKDVESFSKYMDLYKFEQTEDLANVKSESIAELYRTFESDLTDWMKNNIRIDLSGKISMSSARYSDTDYLLCHDDNMRDRRIAFILYLSENWTAQDGGSLDIFDTDENGQPKCIVRSLIPEYNSMIFFEVSDKSYHQVSEVLSTDKVRMSINGWFHGPLLEIERQPRPEIIYKYFNPEETEVDLLSYISKIYLYETIVKKIQKTIEKDSFIYLPNFLLKNVYEKLCDDIKNENIKWEKTTPADVQNYEIANEDTLPTVLKDFYNIFKSIHIFHLLKQYTELDLIPEADHMKPRMKIELQRWSRGCYMLINDKEVIQPYSEKNAETTNSENHKSDEIDKNLKAETKVGSSMAGKIEDTSNESKSKKNDDQPNFGTKHNTNTTINEEIAIKAKEKATQDQTVVKNPHSESQNSIESKSSKGKRKLSISTKPSSANCTKSEERASMSVAFDQSDSLDIENYSSNPPSDLESETSQSDNEEKDNSLGTLDVLLQFHTENATDDATIDYIDPNQKDGALIHIPPQDNHLCLVYRTADTCRCNEYVNHYCKGYFYTIVCSYYE from the coding sequence ATGGATGAAAACGTTGCAGAAACAGACGCAATGGAACCGGTTGCAAAAAGATTTAAAAGTTCAATAATCTCGAAACACGTGGAGTCAACGGAATTCCAAAAACTCTTTGCTGATCATTGGCACGGCTCGAAGCCCGTGAAAACAGATACAATAGAGATAATAACAGAGCCGTACCGAatatgtaaaatttcaaatgttcTAGCTGAGAATACGTtcgtttcgaaaataaaagacGAATTAAAAGACGTAGAAAGTTTCAGTAAATACATGGACTTGTATAAGTTTGAACAAACGGAAGACTTGGCAAACGTAAAATCTGAAAGCATAGCAGAATTGTACAGAACCTTTGAATCAGACTTGACTgattggatgaaaaataatataagaaTTGATTTGAGTGGAAAAATATCAATGTCTAGCGCACGTTACTCCGACACAGATTATCTATTATGCCACGATGACAATATGCGCGATAGAAGAATCgcctttattttatatttgtctGAAAATTGGACTGCACAGGATGGTGGATCACTAGATATATTTGATACGGATGAAAACGGACAGCCGAAATGCATTGTCCGCTCCTTAATCCCTGAATATAACTCGATGATTTTCTTTGAAGTTTCAGATAAATCGTACCATCAAGTGTCCGAAGTATTATCCACAGATAAAGTAAGAATGTCAATTAATGGATGGTTTCATGGGCCATTGTTAGAAATTGAAAGACAGCCTAGGCcagaaataatttacaaatattttaatcCTGAGGAGACAGAGGTGGACTTGCTTTCTTATATTTccaagatttatttgtacgaaACAATCgttaagaaaattcaaaaaactatTGAAAAAGATTCGTTCATATACCTTcctaactttttactgaaaaatgtGTACGAGAAATTGTgtgatgatataaaaaatgagaatattaAGTGGGAAAAAACTACTCCAGCTGATGTACAGAATTACGAAATAGCCAATGAAGACACTTTACCCACTGTATTGAAAGAtttctacaatattttcaagtccATCCATATTTTTCATCTACTTAAACAATACACTGAGTTGGATTTGATACCGGAAGCCGACCATATGAAAccaagaatgaaaattgaactgCAGAGGTGGTCGCGGGGCTGTTATATGTTAATCAATGACAAAGAAGTCATTCAACcttacagcgaaaaaaatgcagaaacAACAAACAGTGAGAACCataaaagtgatgaaattgacaaaaaccTAAAAGCAGAGACAAAAGTCGGATCTAGTATGGCAGGTAAAATAGAAGACACATCCAACGAATCAAAGAGTAAGAAGAATGATGATCAACCTAATTTCGGTACAAAGCACAATACTAATACAACAATTAATGAAGAAATCGCGATCAAAGCCAAGGAAAAGGCTACACAAGATCAAACAGTAGTCAAAAACCCACATAGCGAAAGTCAAAATAGTATTGAAAGTAAATCTagtaaaggaaaaaggaagttGTCAATATCTACAAAGCCATCGTCAGCAAACTGTACCAAATCTGAAGAGAGAGCATCAATGTCCGTTGCATTTGACCAATCTGACTCTTTGGATATAGAAAATTACTCGTCAAACCCACCGAGTGACCTAGAATCTGAAACTTCACAGTCTGATAATGAAGAGAAGGACAATAGTCTAGGAACTCTGGACGTTTTGTTACAATTTCATACCGAGAATGCAACAGATGATGCTACGATAGATTATATTGACCCTAACCAGAAGGATGGTGCATTGATTCATATACCACCCCAAGACAATCATTTGTGTTTAGTATATAGAACTGCTGACACTTGTCGGTGTAACGAATATGTCAACCATTATTGTAAAGGCTACTTTTACACGATAGTATGTTCTTACTATGAATAA